The Mercurialis annua linkage group LG2, ddMerAnnu1.2, whole genome shotgun sequence genome contains a region encoding:
- the LOC126668951 gene encoding uncharacterized protein LOC126668951 — protein MGCKGCDTCRYMCHGNKKGLTHVKTCVTILERTWKLSFQGDKMFCFINKNGNFLSFSFKTKASIFHFSYQNRNTPTKKKTLVSFDSCTFSKLQQGILPVSGQDFIFLIHEVFVLRIWYLVLS, from the exons ATGGGGTGTAAGGGTTGTGACACATGTAGATACATGTGTCATGGAAACAAAAAGGGGTTGACACATGTAAAGACATGTGTCACCATTTTGGAAAGAACTTGGAAGTTAAGTTTCCAAGGTGacaaaatgttttgttttattaacaaaaatggcaatttcctttctttctcttttaaaacaaaagcttccattttccatttttcttACCAAAACCGTAACACCCCCACCAAGAAGAAGACTCTAGTTTCTTTTGATTCTTGTACTTTTTCAAAACTACAACAAG GAATATTGCCTGTGTCTGGACAAGACTTCATCTTTTTGATTCATGAAGTCTTCGTTTTGCGTATATGGTATTTGGTCTTATCTTGA